Proteins encoded by one window of Companilactobacillus ginsenosidimutans:
- a CDS encoding hydrolase — MIKKFKLETLFFTGLMLVSFMGYSVNVYADTNDDNNVENTVSISDAIKGNHLNANKHELKLNKKISLPGDKEVIPGIKGSEKDNAMEALKKAEPKPVAAPVQEVQPEPVAQPVQQEPVATLQVQAAAQPATQNVGTFKVSFYDPASLGSSMGYDGVAANLSVLPRGTRIKITTAQGEVWYKTVNDTGTFAYSNPQQIDVAMPNSMVPSYGITSATVEIIG; from the coding sequence TTGATTAAGAAATTTAAATTAGAAACCTTATTTTTTACCGGATTAATGTTAGTTAGTTTCATGGGATATTCAGTTAACGTATATGCTGACACAAATGACGATAATAACGTCGAAAATACTGTAAGTATTTCAGATGCAATTAAGGGTAACCATTTAAACGCTAATAAGCACGAACTCAAATTAAACAAAAAGATTTCATTGCCAGGGGACAAGGAAGTAATTCCTGGAATTAAGGGTAGTGAAAAAGATAACGCTATGGAAGCACTCAAAAAGGCAGAACCAAAACCCGTAGCAGCACCAGTACAAGAAGTACAACCAGAACCAGTTGCTCAACCAGTTCAACAAGAACCAGTAGCAACACTACAAGTACAAGCAGCTGCACAACCAGCCACTCAAAACGTAGGAACATTCAAAGTAAGCTTTTACGATCCAGCATCATTAGGCTCAAGCATGGGATATGACGGAGTAGCCGCCAACCTCAGCGTCTTGCCTAGAGGAACACGTATTAAGATTACAACAGCTCAAGGTGAAGTTTGGTATAAGACAGTTAATGATACAGGTACATTTGCTTATTCAAACCCACAACAAATTGATGTAGCGATGCCGAACAGCATGGTGCCTTCATACGGTATTACAAGCGCCACTGTGGAGATTATTGGCTAA
- a CDS encoding zinc-binding alcohol dehydrogenase family protein, with protein sequence MKTFGVTDSTLNSLAEFDEGIPTPQPHDICVEVQGISINPVDIATRKNIKDGLTGPKILGYDGYGKVTEVGSKVTKFKKDDIVFYAGDYTRDGSYQEYELVDERIAAIAPKKTDIAHSVAMPLVTLTASELLYEKLQIHPTQNNSNKTVLIINGAGGVGSIAIQLAHQAGLKVIATASTDEKVNWVKNLGADFVVNHHQDLISQVQTLGFENVDYIIGLSDNDPHWSEIVSLIKPFGTFATITNLNESKIGAFKQKSADFKWEWMFTKAFYKMDEMSEQGEYLKRLADGLDDGTITSTTTKIFHGLNVDNIKQATELVEAGHMMGKAVVLK encoded by the coding sequence ATGAAAACATTTGGAGTAACCGATTCAACCCTAAACAGCCTAGCAGAATTTGACGAAGGAATTCCAACACCACAACCACACGATATTTGCGTAGAAGTACAAGGAATTTCAATAAATCCGGTAGACATAGCGACAAGAAAAAATATCAAAGATGGACTGACAGGTCCCAAAATACTTGGCTACGATGGCTACGGAAAAGTAACCGAAGTAGGCTCAAAAGTAACAAAATTCAAAAAAGATGACATAGTATTTTATGCCGGAGATTATACCAGAGACGGCAGTTATCAAGAATATGAACTAGTAGATGAGCGAATAGCAGCTATTGCTCCAAAGAAAACAGACATCGCACATAGCGTGGCAATGCCATTAGTAACACTAACTGCCAGTGAATTACTTTATGAGAAATTACAAATCCATCCAACACAAAATAATAGCAATAAAACTGTATTGATCATCAATGGTGCCGGTGGAGTGGGTTCAATAGCAATTCAGTTAGCTCATCAGGCGGGGCTAAAAGTAATTGCCACAGCTTCAACTGATGAAAAAGTTAACTGGGTTAAAAATCTAGGCGCTGACTTTGTAGTTAATCATCACCAAGATTTAATTTCTCAAGTTCAAACACTTGGATTTGAAAATGTTGATTACATCATTGGACTGAGTGACAATGATCCACACTGGTCAGAAATAGTCAGTTTAATTAAACCATTTGGAACATTTGCAACTATCACAAATCTAAATGAATCGAAAATTGGAGCCTTCAAACAAAAATCAGCAGACTTCAAGTGGGAGTGGATGTTCACCAAAGCTTTCTACAAAATGGATGAAATGTCAGAACAAGGTGAATATCTCAAACGACTCGCAGATGGATTAGATGACGGTACAATTACATCTACTACTACAAAAATTTTTCATGGATTGAACGTGGACAATATCAAACAGGCGACAGAATTGGTTGAAGCTGGACACATGATGGGGAAGGCTGTTGTTCTAAAATAA
- a CDS encoding Cof-type HAD-IIB family hydrolase, with protein MQKNYLGTVFFDLDGTLMNAQSQIDDSVAKAVHELHDNGYLPVISTGRATNELEHVLGPTGIDSYITLNGAYIKSENQVIYESELDDQTIESVIDAANNFGDTIAIHTPDVTKLYKYEPIVTEFYKSVHIEQPEVDPDFYKKNSIPMIIVVSHEGPERYQKLFPDLNFFKTGKYSIDVVKKDVSKMHGIKHMLAGLDLEDKPVYVFGDGANDVPMFKFADHAIAMGNGIDEVKELAEFITTANTDNGIVNGLKHFDLI; from the coding sequence TTGCAAAAAAATTATTTAGGAACCGTGTTTTTCGACTTAGACGGTACATTAATGAATGCACAATCGCAAATCGACGATTCCGTTGCAAAAGCCGTTCATGAATTACACGATAACGGCTATCTTCCAGTAATCAGTACTGGTCGTGCAACAAACGAGCTTGAACATGTGCTAGGACCTACTGGTATTGATTCTTATATTACTTTAAATGGTGCTTATATTAAATCAGAAAATCAAGTTATTTACGAAAGTGAACTCGATGATCAAACTATTGAATCAGTAATTGATGCCGCAAATAACTTTGGCGACACAATTGCTATTCATACTCCTGATGTTACCAAACTTTATAAGTATGAACCAATCGTTACTGAATTTTATAAATCGGTTCATATTGAACAACCTGAGGTTGACCCAGACTTTTACAAGAAAAATAGTATCCCAATGATTATTGTTGTTTCTCATGAAGGTCCAGAACGCTATCAAAAACTTTTCCCAGATTTGAATTTCTTCAAAACTGGTAAATACTCAATTGACGTTGTTAAAAAAGACGTTTCAAAAATGCATGGTATCAAACATATGTTAGCTGGTCTAGATTTGGAAGATAAGCCTGTCTATGTATTCGGTGATGGTGCAAACGATGTTCCAATGTTCAAATTTGCAGATCACGCAATTGCTATGGGCAATGGTATTGACGAAGTTAAAGAACTAGCTGAATTCATAACAACAGCGAATACTGACAATGGAATCGTCAACGGACTAAAACATTTCGATTTAATCTAG
- a CDS encoding response regulator transcription factor, which yields MKILMIEDNKSVSEMMSMFFQKENWDATFAYDGNEAVDKFNESPDEWDMITLDLNLPGKDGMEVAKEIRAVSKTVPIIMLTARDSESDQVLGLEFGADDYVTKPFSPITLIARIKAIHRRSENIAEEASKNGVFAAENDDDTNEKFDIDTGFFQLNADTREAYLDGNEIPDLTPKEFDLLKTLASKPKRVFSREQLLEQVWDYDYFGEERTVDAHIKKLRQKIEKVGPQVIETVWGVGYKFDDTDAKAK from the coding sequence ATGAAAATATTAATGATTGAAGATAATAAGTCTGTTTCCGAAATGATGAGTATGTTTTTCCAAAAAGAAAATTGGGATGCCACATTTGCTTATGATGGAAATGAAGCCGTCGATAAATTTAATGAATCACCTGATGAGTGGGATATGATTACCCTTGATTTAAACTTGCCAGGCAAGGACGGAATGGAAGTCGCCAAAGAAATTAGAGCTGTTTCAAAAACCGTTCCAATAATCATGTTAACTGCCCGTGATAGCGAAAGTGATCAAGTTCTTGGACTCGAGTTTGGTGCCGATGACTATGTAACTAAGCCATTTAGTCCAATTACATTAATTGCTAGAATCAAAGCAATTCACCGTCGTAGCGAAAATATTGCTGAAGAAGCTTCAAAAAATGGTGTTTTTGCAGCTGAAAATGATGATGATACCAATGAGAAATTTGATATTGATACCGGATTTTTCCAACTTAATGCTGACACTCGTGAAGCTTATTTAGATGGAAATGAGATTCCAGATTTAACACCCAAGGAATTTGATTTGTTAAAAACACTAGCAAGTAAGCCTAAACGAGTATTCTCACGTGAGCAATTACTCGAACAAGTTTGGGACTACGATTATTTTGGTGAAGAAAGAACTGTTGATGCTCACATCAAAAAGCTTCGTCAAAAAATCGAAAAAGTTGGACCTCAAGTTATCGAAACTGTTTGGGGTGTCGGATACAAATTTGATGATACTGACGCAAAGGCCAAGTAA
- a CDS encoding sensor histidine kinase — MKLIYQNMLSFLVVILTTLGIILYTVTSTSTTWEYNRTYRDLEGYAGNLEKIALTTDSNGKIHNITDDNINMVEQVLSDRDVQFAIFDSSNNQVYPTMPGQIKTHLKAKYWNKLKQGKTVRNIQRNIGEDGNPNLSSNNNVNHVYVLTPWFHQGKLVAAVWAGSDVSQLQTNIGEINNRLYIALLISLLAAIILSFLLSRYQVNRINRLRSATRRVANNDFSVHIDSKNRDELDDLAEDFNTMVKSLEASDTEIKRQEQRRKEFMANASHEMRTPLTTINGLLEGLAYDAIPEESKGQSIELMRNETNRLIRLVNENLDYEKIRTNQITLAKRVFDANAPLRDIVSQLQKKAEESNDTLKLETPETELSTFADYDRFTQIMFNIIQNSIQFTNNGDIVVRGYRDEDKHASLFKIQDTGIGMSDDQVKNIWDRYYKADPSRKNRKYGESGLGLSIVHQLVENHGGEIKVGSKLGVGSTFMVYLYDEGYEKKNQK, encoded by the coding sequence ATGAAATTAATCTACCAAAACATGCTGAGTTTCTTAGTTGTTATTTTGACGACTTTAGGTATTATTTTGTACACCGTAACAAGTACGTCAACGACTTGGGAATATAATCGTACATATCGAGATCTAGAAGGTTACGCTGGTAATCTTGAAAAAATTGCTTTGACTACCGATTCAAATGGTAAAATTCACAATATTACAGACGACAATATCAACATGGTAGAACAAGTTTTGTCTGATCGTGATGTTCAATTTGCCATCTTCGACAGCTCAAATAATCAAGTTTATCCAACTATGCCAGGCCAAATCAAAACTCATTTGAAGGCAAAGTATTGGAATAAGCTTAAACAGGGTAAAACCGTCCGGAATATTCAACGCAATATTGGTGAAGACGGTAACCCTAATTTGAGTTCGAATAATAATGTTAATCACGTATATGTTTTAACTCCATGGTTCCATCAGGGTAAATTAGTTGCCGCTGTATGGGCAGGATCTGATGTCAGTCAATTGCAGACAAACATTGGTGAAATTAATAATCGACTTTATATAGCCTTATTAATTTCGCTTTTAGCAGCAATAATATTGAGTTTCCTATTGTCGAGATATCAAGTTAACCGAATAAATAGGCTACGTTCAGCGACAAGAAGAGTTGCTAACAATGACTTCTCAGTTCATATCGACAGCAAAAATCGGGATGAGCTGGATGACCTGGCAGAAGACTTCAATACCATGGTTAAGTCTCTAGAGGCTTCAGATACAGAAATTAAGCGTCAGGAACAACGTCGTAAAGAATTTATGGCCAATGCATCTCATGAGATGAGAACGCCTCTAACGACCATTAATGGACTATTAGAAGGGTTAGCATACGATGCAATTCCAGAAGAATCAAAAGGACAAAGCATCGAACTAATGAGAAACGAAACCAATCGTTTAATCAGGTTAGTCAACGAGAACCTAGATTACGAAAAGATAAGGACCAATCAAATAACTTTAGCAAAACGAGTTTTCGATGCAAATGCGCCACTAAGAGATATCGTTTCACAGCTCCAAAAGAAAGCTGAAGAATCCAATGACACCTTGAAATTGGAAACACCAGAAACGGAACTCAGTACCTTTGCGGATTATGATAGATTCACGCAAATAATGTTCAACATAATCCAAAACTCAATCCAATTTACAAATAATGGAGACATAGTCGTCAGAGGATACAGAGACGAAGACAAACACGCCTCACTATTCAAAATCCAAGACACAGGAATCGGAATGTCAGACGACCAAGTCAAGAACATCTGGGACAGATACTACAAAGCCGACCCATCCAGAAAAAACCGCAAGTACGGAGAGTCAGGCCTAGGATTATCAATCGTCCACCAACTAGTAGAAAACCATGGAGGAGAAATCAAAGTGGGAAGTAAACTAGGAGTAGGAAGCACATTCATGGTTTACCTTTACGATGAAGGGTATGAAAAGAAGAACCAAAAATAA
- a CDS encoding LTA synthase family protein, which translates to MNKLKKFLNTRLGFMSLLIFFLWIKSVIAYYIDFSLGIADVIQHIILIINPIATSIILLGIALYIYRPKASYIVMGVIYFLESALLYGNILYYRQFTDFLSVNTITGAGKVSKGLGASAANMASPHDIIYWVDFIIIAILFITHFIKIDKRLFRKLNAFAVTMLGLMFFSLNLMLAECNRPQLLGRTFDRAYIVKYLGFNSYLGYDSIKTAQNSQVRSTAVGTDMDNVLQYTSDHYASPDPTYFGKAKGKNIIIIHLESFQQFLMGMKVNGQEVTPFLNSLYNDKNTMSYDNFYHEVGQGKTSDAETMLESGLYGLPEGSFFTSLGTSNTFQAAPAILGQKDGYTSAVFHGNIGSFWSRNDVYKNMGYNYFFDESYFNQKTDNASMEYGMKDKLMLSESAKYLEQLQQPFYAKFITVTNHYPFSLPEEDMSNDGFTKPDTNDNVVNGYFETAHYLDSSMQEFFQYLKDSGLYDNSMIVLYGDHYGLSNSQNPDLAPLLGYNADDWNNFNNSQLQRVPFMIHMKGLKGGVNHTYGGEIDVLPTILHLAGINTKQYIQVGTDLLSKSHSQIVAFRNKNFVTPNYTVLKNSNGGHDVYNNRTGELVDLSTDPALSAKVDKWQDAVNQKLQISDTVNNKNLLRFYTPTGFMPVDPKQYSYQNQINQLINTRNKLGLKSTSIYSKNDNQTTTSYYRTDAPELGGDRSSIDSWGYVKANSK; encoded by the coding sequence ATGAATAAACTCAAAAAGTTTTTAAACACACGCCTCGGCTTTATGTCCTTACTAATATTCTTCCTATGGATAAAGTCTGTTATCGCGTACTACATTGATTTTTCACTAGGAATTGCCGATGTGATTCAACACATCATTTTAATCATCAACCCCATCGCTACATCTATTATATTACTCGGAATAGCGTTATACATCTACCGTCCCAAAGCCTCTTACATCGTTATGGGAGTGATTTATTTCCTAGAATCCGCCCTTCTGTATGGGAACATACTTTACTACCGACAATTCACCGATTTCCTATCTGTAAATACGATCACTGGTGCCGGAAAAGTTTCCAAGGGATTAGGTGCGAGTGCCGCCAACATGGCTAGTCCGCACGACATAATTTATTGGGTAGACTTCATTATTATTGCAATATTGTTTATTACACATTTTATTAAGATTGATAAACGATTATTCAGAAAACTTAACGCATTTGCGGTGACAATGTTAGGTCTAATGTTCTTCTCACTCAATTTAATGCTTGCTGAATGTAATCGACCTCAATTATTAGGTAGAACTTTTGATCGTGCTTACATCGTTAAATATCTAGGTTTTAATTCATACCTTGGTTATGACTCCATCAAAACCGCCCAAAACAGTCAAGTTCGTTCAACAGCAGTTGGAACCGATATGGACAATGTTCTGCAATATACTTCTGATCATTATGCATCCCCAGATCCAACTTACTTTGGCAAGGCTAAAGGAAAAAATATCATCATCATTCATCTGGAAAGTTTTCAACAGTTCCTTATGGGTATGAAGGTAAATGGTCAGGAAGTTACCCCATTCTTAAATAGCTTGTACAACGATAAAAATACGATGTCCTATGATAATTTTTATCACGAAGTTGGTCAAGGTAAGACTAGTGATGCTGAAACGATGTTGGAATCCGGATTGTATGGATTACCTGAAGGCTCGTTTTTCACTAGCCTTGGAACTAGTAACACCTTCCAAGCTGCACCAGCGATACTCGGTCAAAAGGATGGCTACACCAGTGCTGTTTTCCATGGAAACATTGGTAGTTTTTGGAGTAGAAATGATGTCTATAAAAATATGGGCTATAATTATTTCTTCGATGAATCATATTTCAATCAAAAAACTGATAATGCCAGCATGGAATACGGTATGAAAGATAAATTGATGTTGTCCGAAAGTGCTAAATATTTGGAACAACTTCAACAACCGTTTTACGCAAAATTCATTACTGTTACCAACCACTACCCATTCTCACTACCTGAAGAAGATATGAGTAATGATGGATTCACTAAGCCAGATACAAATGACAATGTAGTAAATGGCTACTTTGAAACAGCTCATTATTTAGACAGTTCAATGCAAGAATTTTTCCAATATCTAAAAGACAGTGGTCTGTATGACAATTCAATGATTGTGTTATATGGGGATCATTACGGCTTGTCCAACAGTCAAAACCCCGACTTAGCGCCATTACTGGGCTACAATGCTGATGATTGGAATAACTTCAATAATTCTCAACTTCAGCGAGTTCCCTTTATGATTCATATGAAAGGACTCAAAGGTGGAGTAAACCATACTTATGGTGGTGAGATTGATGTTCTCCCTACTATCCTTCACCTTGCTGGAATTAATACTAAACAATACATTCAAGTTGGTACTGACTTGCTTTCAAAGAGCCACAGTCAAATTGTTGCCTTTAGAAACAAAAATTTTGTTACACCAAACTACACCGTTTTGAAAAACTCTAATGGTGGTCATGATGTTTATAACAACCGAACTGGCGAACTGGTAGATTTATCAACTGATCCTGCACTTTCAGCTAAAGTTGATAAGTGGCAAGATGCGGTCAATCAAAAGCTGCAGATTTCAGACACAGTTAATAATAAGAACTTATTGAGATTTTACACTCCTACCGGATTTATGCCGGTCGATCCTAAGCAATACAGTTATCAAAATCAAATCAATCAATTGATTAATACTCGTAATAAGCTTGGTTTGAAATCTACTAGTATTTACTCCAAGAACGATAATCAAACTACTACTAGTTATTATCGGACTGATGCTCCTGAACTTGGAGGGGATCGTAGTTCAATTGATAGTTGGGGTTATGTAAAAGCAAACTCGAAGTAG
- a CDS encoding VanZ family protein, whose translation MIFLGPLYNYISNLYSARINHFPLIRLSFFGVDKAILYTLIFIFLRILWVKIRRKKISWNHEFWLAVFAFYVFLLFFLTVFRDGYFLWDFKFFWHRPLSEINFVPLVETFKLLRGQSRLDFFYNLFGNIVWFIPMGIFKPSLGKKNRGFGRVVLIGALVSVSIEALQFVLSTGVTDIDDVISNTIGTAIGFLLYFICNIVKKRIKELKL comes from the coding sequence ATGATATTTTTAGGACCGCTATACAACTATATATCAAATTTATATTCAGCAAGAATAAATCATTTTCCGTTGATTCGGCTATCTTTTTTTGGTGTGGATAAAGCCATATTATACACTTTAATCTTCATCTTCTTAAGGATACTTTGGGTAAAAATCCGAAGGAAGAAAATAAGTTGGAATCACGAATTCTGGTTAGCCGTATTTGCGTTTTATGTATTCCTATTATTCTTCTTAACTGTATTTCGAGACGGTTATTTCCTTTGGGACTTCAAATTCTTTTGGCACCGTCCACTGTCGGAGATTAATTTTGTTCCACTAGTAGAAACGTTTAAGTTGTTGAGAGGACAATCTAGGTTGGACTTCTTCTATAACTTATTTGGAAATATTGTTTGGTTTATCCCAATGGGAATATTTAAACCTTCTTTGGGTAAAAAAAATCGTGGATTTGGACGAGTAGTTTTAATAGGTGCTTTAGTATCAGTCTCTATTGAGGCTCTTCAGTTCGTTTTGAGTACCGGAGTAACGGATATTGATGATGTTATATCTAATACAATTGGTACTGCAATCGGTTTTCTGTTATATTTTATTTGTAATATTGTGAAAAAACGTATAAAAGAATTGAAATTATGA
- a CDS encoding glucose-6-phosphate isomerase, translated as MTHIKFDDSKLGKFVHDNELDEMQAMVTAADTELRKGTGAGNDFRGFLDLPVDYDKDEFARIKKAAKKIQSNSEVFVGIGIGGSYLGARMAIDFLSSSFYNVKNNRDVPEVYFAGNSISPNYLSDLIDVIGDRDFSINVISKSGTTTEPSIAFRILKAKLVEKYGKEGAKERIFATTDRAKGALKSESDAEGYEEFVVPDDLGGRYSVLSAVGLLPIAVAGIDIDKLMEGAASARTDYSDSDIKKNEAYKYAALRNILYRKGYTTELLENYEPNLQYLGEWWKQLMGESEGKDQKGIYPSSANFSTDLHSLGQYIQEGRRNLMETVVMIDKPRHDLEIPSEEKDLDGLKYLEGKTMDFANKRAYEGVVLAHTDGGVPVMSVHIPEQDAFTLGYLIYFFEAAVAVSGYLNGINPFNQPGVEAYKKNMFGLLGKPGFEELGKELNKRL; from the coding sequence ATGACACATATTAAATTTGATGATTCAAAATTAGGCAAGTTTGTCCATGACAATGAGCTTGACGAAATGCAAGCAATGGTTACTGCAGCTGACACAGAATTACGTAAAGGTACTGGTGCCGGTAACGACTTTCGTGGTTTTCTCGACTTACCTGTAGATTATGATAAAGATGAATTTGCACGTATTAAGAAAGCTGCTAAGAAGATTCAATCAAACTCAGAAGTGTTTGTTGGAATTGGTATTGGTGGTTCATATCTTGGTGCACGTATGGCAATTGATTTCTTGAGTTCATCATTCTACAACGTTAAGAATAATCGTGATGTTCCAGAAGTTTATTTTGCAGGTAACTCAATCTCTCCAAACTATTTGTCAGACTTAATTGACGTTATTGGAGATCGTGATTTCAGTATTAACGTTATTTCAAAATCTGGTACAACTACAGAACCTTCAATTGCTTTCAGAATTTTGAAGGCTAAATTGGTTGAAAAGTATGGTAAAGAAGGAGCAAAAGAACGTATTTTTGCTACAACAGACCGTGCTAAAGGTGCGTTGAAGAGTGAATCAGATGCAGAAGGTTACGAAGAGTTTGTCGTTCCTGATGACTTAGGTGGACGTTACTCAGTTCTATCAGCTGTTGGATTATTGCCAATTGCAGTTGCTGGTATTGACATTGATAAGTTGATGGAAGGTGCAGCATCTGCACGTACTGATTACTCAGATTCAGATATTAAGAAAAATGAAGCATATAAATATGCAGCATTAAGAAATATTTTATACCGTAAGGGTTACACAACAGAATTACTTGAAAACTATGAACCAAACCTACAATACTTAGGTGAATGGTGGAAGCAATTAATGGGTGAATCAGAAGGTAAAGACCAAAAAGGTATTTACCCTTCATCAGCAAACTTCTCAACAGACCTTCACTCATTAGGTCAATATATTCAAGAAGGTCGTCGTAACTTGATGGAAACAGTTGTTATGATTGACAAGCCTAGACATGATCTTGAAATCCCTTCAGAAGAAAAAGACCTTGATGGTTTGAAGTATCTTGAAGGAAAGACAATGGACTTTGCTAACAAACGTGCTTACGAAGGTGTTGTCTTAGCACATACTGATGGTGGCGTTCCTGTTATGAGTGTTCACATTCCAGAACAAGATGCCTTCACATTAGGATACTTAATTTACTTCTTCGAAGCAGCTGTAGCAGTCTCAGGTTACTTGAATGGTATTAACCCATTCAACCAACCAGGTGTTGAAGCATATAAGAAGAACATGTTCGGATTGCTTGGTAAACCAGGATTTGAAGAACTTGGTAAAGAATTAAACAAGAGACTATAA
- a CDS encoding L,D-transpeptidase, which produces MRSIKGLLLAIVVMFAVSIVGYTMYSGVQTVSNNVAETQKDSNNHVEKVSAATDSTNEQKSSVKDEWKHPSEKKDYPDLTKFKDAFIRVSLDDQKVYIQNGKDILYTMKAATGEKGSETPKGTFEIQNRGDHFYNAESDEGANYWTSFKDWGVYLFHSVPTDKEGNYVESEAEKLGTPSSHGCVRLTIPDAKWINSTVPSGMKVIVE; this is translated from the coding sequence ATGCGATCAATTAAGGGGCTTTTGTTGGCAATTGTTGTAATGTTTGCCGTTTCAATCGTTGGTTATACAATGTATTCAGGTGTTCAAACTGTATCTAACAATGTTGCCGAAACACAAAAAGATTCAAATAATCATGTCGAGAAAGTTTCTGCTGCTACAGACTCAACTAATGAACAGAAATCTTCAGTAAAAGATGAATGGAAACATCCTTCAGAGAAAAAAGATTATCCAGATTTAACAAAATTTAAAGATGCTTTTATTCGAGTGTCACTAGATGATCAGAAAGTATATATTCAGAATGGCAAAGACATCTTGTACACAATGAAGGCTGCGACTGGTGAGAAGGGCTCCGAAACTCCAAAGGGGACTTTTGAGATTCAAAACCGTGGGGATCATTTTTACAATGCTGAATCTGATGAAGGTGCTAACTATTGGACTTCATTTAAAGACTGGGGTGTTTATTTATTCCATTCAGTTCCAACTGATAAAGAGGGAAATTACGTCGAAAGTGAAGCTGAGAAGCTGGGGACTCCATCAAGTCACGGCTGTGTCAGACTAACGATTCCCGATGCAAAATGGATCAATAGCACCGTACCAAGTGGTATGAAAGTAATCGTTGAATAA
- a CDS encoding Nramp family divalent metal transporter, producing MSGIDKIASTKNDSGLDQTSSKSLDEVNGSIVVPPNSGFWKTLMSYTGPGALIAVGYMDPGNWITSIAGGSQFKYKLLSVILISSLIAMLLQSMASRLGIVSGKDLAQLTRERTSKRTGIFLWIVAELAIMATDIAEIIGSGIALELIFNIPLIMGIIITAADVLLLLVLMKLGFRKIEAIVATLVTVILFVFLYEVILAKPSMNGILKGYVPTPQIFSNHSMLYLSLGIVGATVMPHDLYLGSSISQTRRVNREDRKDVAKALKFSTIDSNVQLFIAFIVNSLLLILGAALFFGTNSSLGRFVDLFNALNNKEIVGAIASPILSMLFAIALLSSGQSSTITGTLSGQIIMEGFIRLKMPLWAQRLLTRLLSVTPVLIFAIYYHGNEAKIENLLTFSQVFLSVALPFAIIPLVIFTSDKKIMGEFSNRKWVNYCAWFATIVLIGLNIYLILQTIGIM from the coding sequence ATGTCAGGAATTGACAAAATTGCATCAACAAAAAATGATTCAGGACTTGATCAAACATCATCAAAAAGTCTTGATGAAGTAAATGGTAGTATCGTTGTCCCACCAAACTCCGGTTTCTGGAAAACGCTAATGTCCTATACAGGTCCCGGAGCTTTAATAGCTGTGGGATATATGGATCCAGGTAACTGGATTACATCAATCGCTGGTGGTTCACAATTTAAATACAAATTGCTATCAGTTATCTTAATCTCAAGTTTGATTGCCATGCTGCTTCAGTCAATGGCCTCAAGATTAGGAATTGTTTCGGGAAAAGATTTGGCACAATTAACTCGAGAGAGAACTTCCAAGAGGACTGGTATATTCCTCTGGATTGTCGCTGAACTTGCTATCATGGCAACGGATATTGCCGAAATTATTGGTTCAGGTATCGCGCTAGAGTTGATTTTTAATATTCCATTAATCATGGGTATCATCATAACTGCAGCGGATGTTTTGCTCCTACTTGTTTTAATGAAGTTAGGCTTTAGAAAAATTGAAGCTATCGTCGCAACATTGGTTACTGTCATTCTATTTGTATTCTTGTATGAAGTTATATTGGCAAAACCAAGTATGAATGGAATCCTAAAGGGCTACGTTCCAACACCACAAATCTTCAGCAATCATTCAATGCTCTACTTATCATTAGGTATTGTTGGTGCGACTGTTATGCCACATGATCTGTACTTAGGATCATCAATTTCGCAAACAAGAAGAGTTAATCGTGAGGACCGAAAAGATGTTGCTAAAGCTTTGAAGTTTTCAACTATTGACTCAAATGTTCAATTATTCATCGCTTTCATTGTTAACAGTTTATTGTTGATTTTAGGCGCTGCATTGTTCTTCGGAACAAACAGTTCACTTGGTAGATTCGTTGATTTGTTCAATGCCTTAAATAATAAAGAAATCGTCGGCGCAATTGCCAGTCCTATTCTAAGTATGCTTTTCGCCATAGCATTACTATCGTCTGGTCAAAGTTCGACAATCACCGGAACTCTTTCAGGTCAAATTATTATGGAAGGTTTCATCAGACTGAAGATGCCACTATGGGCTCAAAGACTTTTGACAAGATTATTGTCAGTCACACCTGTTTTGATTTTCGCCATTTATTATCACGGTAATGAAGCGAAAATTGAAAATCTGTTAACATTCTCACAGGTATTCTTGAGTGTCGCTTTGCCATTTGCCATCATTCCGCTAGTTATATTCACTAGCGATAAAAAAATTATGGGTGAGTTCTCCAATCGTAAGTGGGTTAATTATTGTGCTTGGTTTGCAACGATTGTTTTGATTGGCTTGAATATTTATCTAATCCTTCAAACAATAGGAATTATGTGA